The following coding sequences are from one Triticum dicoccoides isolate Atlit2015 ecotype Zavitan chromosome 4A, WEW_v2.0, whole genome shotgun sequence window:
- the LOC119284749 gene encoding monooxygenase 2-like, giving the protein MEEQDEINAEHIVVVGAGPAGLAVALGLHRKGVRSVVLESSPALRASGYAITTWPNAFRALDALGVGDKIRKLHLHIQGLRVFSASTGEIAHELDFTLQENGGPHETCRVRRDLLLRTLEEELPTGTIRYSSKIVSIDDQDGAAKILHLADGSTLRAKVLIGCDGVNSVVAKWLGLPKPSYSGRLATRGLAHYPDGHGFEPEFLQYIGHGFRFGFLPCDDTRIYWFYTWSPSQNASADKGVDVEGAAKMKQHVLARLRSSKVPAGALEVVERSDMSDASAAPLRFRSPLSLLFASISKGNVCVAGDALHPMTPDLGQGGCSALEDGVILARCLGDAVLGGEAGTEEERIESGLREYAGMRRWRSVQLVGAAYMVGFVQQSDNAIVSFLREKVLAGALARSLVKMADYDCGTL; this is encoded by the exons ATGGAAGAACAAGATGAGATCAATGCCGAGCACATCGTCGTCGTGGGCGCCGGCCCCGCCGGCCTCGCCGTGGCTCTCGGGCTGCACAGGAAAGGGGTGAGGAGCGTGGTGCTGGAGTCGTCGCCGGCGCTGCGCGCGTCCGGCTACGCCATCACGACGTGGCCCAACGCCTTCCGCGCGCTCGACGCCCTCGGGGTCGGCGACAAGATCAGGAAGCTCCACCTGCACATCCAAGG GCTGCGTGTCTTCTCTGCGTCCACCGGAGAGATCGCACACGAGCTGGATTTCACGCTGCAGGAGAATGG AGGACCTCATGAGACCTGCCGCGTCAGGCGTGACCTGCTGCTCCGGACGCTCGAGGAGGAGCTGCCGACGGGCACCATTCGCTACTCGTCCAAGATCGTCTCCATCGACGACCAAGACGGCGCCGCCAAGATCCTCCACCTCGCCGACGGCTCGACTCTCAGGGCAAAGGTGCTGATCGGCTGCGACGGGGTCAACTCGGTGGTGGCGAAATGGCTGGGGCTCCCCAAGCCGTCCTACTCGGGGCGCTTGGCCACGAGAGGCCTCGCACATTACCCCGACGGCCATGGTTTCGAGCCCGAGTTCCTGCAGTACATCGGCCATGGCTTCCGCTTCGGCTTCCTGCCCTGCGACGACACCCGCATCTACTGGTTCTACACCTGGTCTCCCTCCCAGAACGCGAGTGCGGACAAGGGCGTCGACGTCGAGGGCGCCGCCAAGATGAAGCAGCACGTGCTGGCCAGGCTGAGGAGCTCCAAGGTGCCCGCGGGGGCGCTGGAGGTGGTGGAACGGAGCGACATGAGCGACGCGTCCGCCGCGCCGCTGCGGTTCCGTTCGCCGCTGTCGCTCCTGTTCGCGAGCATCAGCAAGGGCAACGTGTGCGTGGCCGGCGACGCGCTGCACCCGATGACGCCGGACCTGGGCCAGGGCGGCTGCTCGGCGCTGGAGGACGGCGTCATCCTGGCGAGATGCCTCGGCGACGCCGTCCTTGGCGGGGAGGCTGGCACGGAGGAGGAGAGGATCGAGTCGGGCCTGCGCGAGTACGCCGGgatgcggcggtggcggagcgtccAGCTCGTCGGAGCCGCCTACATGGTCGGCTTCGTGCAGCAGAGTGACAATGCGATCGTGAGCTTTCTCCGGGAGAAGGTGCTGGCCGGAGCGCTCGCGAGAAGCCTGGTGAAAATGGCCGACTACGACTGCGGAACACTCTGA
- the LOC119284747 gene encoding monooxygenase 2-like — MQRQEESGEDIVIVGAGLAGLAAALGLHRKGVRSLVLESSPALRASGFAFATWPNAFRALDALGVGDEIRKLHLHIEGLRVMSASTGEIAKKVDFRDEFRCVRRDVLLQVLAAELPTGTIRYSSRIVSIDDGDDDGAKILHLADGSTLQARVLVGCDGINSVVARWLGLAKPSHSGRSATRGLARYPDGHGFPPKFLQLFGNGFRFGFVPCNDTDVYWFYTWSPSQDDDGVAESGAKMKQYVLTKLRSSKVPAEALELVERSELSDDAPAAPLRFRPPLSLLFAGISKGNVCVAGDALHPMTPDLGQGGCAALEDGVVLARCLGEAILGGDGDGATGGTDEKERIELGLRRFAGIRRWRSIELIGTAYVVGFLQQSGNRIISFLREKVLAGVLAGRLVKMSDYNCGTLSS, encoded by the exons ATGCAGCGGCAAGAGGAGTCCGGCGAGGACATCGTGATCGTGGGCGCCGGGCTCGCCGGCCTCGCCGCCGCGCTCGGGCTGCACAGAAAAGGGGTGAGGAGCCTGGTGCTGGAGTCGTCCCCGGCGCTCCGGGCCTCGGGGTTCGCCTTCGCCACGTGGCCCAACGCCTTCCGCGCGCTCGACGCCCTTGGCGTCGGCGACGAGATCAGGAAGCTCCACCTGCACATCGAGGGGCTGCGCGTCATGTCGGCGTCCACGGGTGAGATAGCAAAGAAGGTGGATTTCAGGGACGAGTTCCGCTGCGTCAGGCGCGACGTGCTGCTGCAGGTCCTGGCGGCGGAGCTGCCGACGGGCACCATCCGCTACTCCTCCAGGATCGTCTCcatcgacgacggcgacgacgacggcgccaAGATCCTCCACCTCGCCGACGGCTCGACTCTCCAGGCAAGGGTGCTGGTCGGATGCGACGGGATCAACTCCGTGGTGGCCAGATGGCTGGGGCTCGCCAAGCCGTCGCACTCCGGGCGCTCCGCCACGCGGGGCCTCGCGCGTTACCCCGACGGCCACGGCTTCCCGCCCAAGTTCCTGCAGCTCTTTGGCAACGGCTTCCGCTTCGGCTTCGTCCCCTGCAACGACACCGACGTCTACTGGTTCTACACATGGTCTCCCTCCCAAGACG ATGATGGTGTCGCTGAGAGCGGCGCCAAGATGAAGCAGTACGTGCTGACGAAACTGAGGAGCTCCAAGGTGCCCGCGGAGGCGCTGGAATTGGTGGAGAGGAGCGAGCTGAGCGACGACGCGCCCGCCGCACCGCTGCGGTTCCGGCCGCCGCTCTCGCTCCTGTTCGCGGGCATCAGCAAGGGGAACGTGTGCGTCGCCGGCGACGCGCTGCACCCGATGACGCCGGACCTTGGCCAGGGCGGCTGCGCGGCGCTGGAGGACGGCGTCGTCCTGGCCAGATGCCTCGGCGAGGCCATCCTCGGTGGCGATGGCGACGGAGCGACAGGCGGGACTGATGAGAAGGAGAGGATCGAGTTGGGCCTGCGCAGGTTTGCCGGGATACGGCGGTGGAGGAGCATCGAGCTCATCGGAACGGCCTACGTTGTCGGCTTCTTGCAGCAGAGTGGTAATAGGATCATCAGCTTTCTGCGGGAGAAGGTGCTGGCCGGAGTGCTCGCGGGAAGGCTCGTTAAGATGTCGGACTACAACTGCGGGACGCTGTCGAGCTAG